The following DNA comes from Streptomyces spinoverrucosus.
TGGCCGACTGGTTCTCGCTGCCGACCGCGCTCACGAGCGTGGCGGTACTGGCGGGCCTCGCCGCGGTGGTCGGGTTCGCGACGCGCAGGGTGGCCGGGGGTTGACGAGAGGCGCCCGGAGCCCTTGGAAGGCAGGCCGGGAAAACCGCTCTCGCTCGAGCGCACTCCATGGGGCAGACTCAGCCACGTGGAGATCGCCGAGTTCATCAACACCCTCGACATCGAGGGCCGGTTGCTTGCCGCGGCCGCCGCCGAGGCCGGGACCGGGGCCGAGGTGCCGACCTGCCCGGGCTGGCAGGTCAGGGACCTGCTGCGGCACACGGGCATGGTGCATCGCTGGGCGACCGGCCTCGTCGCCGAGGCGCGGACCTCGTACCGGCCCGGAGGGGAACTGCCCGACCTGGACGGCGAGGACCTGCTGACCTGGTACCGGGAGGGGCACCGCCGGCTCGTCGACACCCTCACCGCCGCCCCGCCCGACGTGCAGTGCTGGCAGGTCCTGCCCGCCCCGTCCGCGCTGGCCTGCTGGGCGCGGCGGCAGGCGCACGAGACGACCGTGCACCGCGTCGACGCGGAGGCGGCACGCGGCGGTACGCGCGCGGAGATCGCCCGCGACTTCGCGCTGGACGGCATAGACGAACTGCTGCGCGGCTTCCACGCCCGCCGCAAGAGCGCCGTGCGTACCGAGGAGCCCCGGGTGCTGCGGGTGCGGGCGACCGACGCGGACGACGCGGTGTGGACCGTACGGCTGTCAGCGGAACCGCCCGTGACGGAGCGGGGCGACGCCGGTGCCGCCGACTGCGAGATCGGCGGACCGGCCGCGGCGCTGTATCTCTCGCTCTGGAACCGGCTGCCGTTCCCCGAGGTCAGCGGGGACAGCGCGCCCGCCGACCTGTGGCGGGAGAAATCGGGGATCGTCTGGGGCTGATGCCCGGGCCCGTGGCGTGGGTCAGTCCGTCAGCATCCGGGTCAGCACGGCCCGCTGCACGGGCAGCACCTCGCCGTGCAGGGCGCGCCCCTTGTCGGTGAGGACCACGCGGACGCCGCGCCGGTCCTCGGAGCACATGGCGCGTTCCAGCAGCCCGTCCTTCTCCAGCCGGGCGACCAGCCGGGACAGCGCGCTCTGGCTGAGATGGACCCGCTCGGAGATCTCCTGGACGCGCAGGGAGCAGGCGCCGGAGTCGGAGGTGGAGCCGGAGGCGAGGACGTCGAGCACCTCGAAGTCGCTGGCGCACAGGCCGTGTTGGTGCAGTGCGCGGTCTATCTCGCACTGCGTGCGCGCGTGCAGGGCCAGGATGTCCCGCCACTGCTCGACAAGCGCCTGCTCGGCCTTCTTCGCCGCCATGACGGCACCGTAGCAGAGAAATGAATTTATTGCGCCGGAATTAAATGCGCTTGCATTGAATGTATGCGCATGTAGTGTCCGGGTCATGACCTCTCCGCTCACCACCTCGGCGTCCGAGGGACGCTGGACCCCGCGGCTGTGGGGCACCCTGCTGGTGCTCTGCGCCGCGATGTTCCTCGACGCGCTGGACGTGTCGATGGTCGGCGTCGCCCTGCCGTCCATCGGCGCCGACCTCGGCCTGTCCACCTCGGCCCTGCAGTGGGTCGTCAGCGGCTACATCCTGGGCTACGGCGGCCTGCTCCTCCTCGGCGGACGCACCGCCGACCTGCTCGGCCGGCGCCAGGTCTTCCTGGTGGCCCTGGGTGTCTTCGCTCTCGCCTCACTGCTCGGCGGCCTCGTCGACTCCGGCCCGCTGCTGATCGCCAGCCGCTTCATCAAGGGCCTGAGCGCGGCCTTCACGGCCCCCGCCGGCCTGTCGATCATCACGACGACGTTCCCCGAGGGTCCGCTGCGCAACCGCGCCCTGTCCATCTACACCACCTGCGCCGCCACCGGCTTCTCGATGGGCCTGGTGCTGTCCGGCCTGCTCACCGAGGCCAGCTGGCGCCTGACCATGCTGCTGCCGGCGCCGATCGCCCTCATAGCCCTGATCGCGGGCCTGAAGCTGCTGCCGCGCAGCGCCCGCGAACGCGACCACGACGGCTACGACATCCCCGGCGCCGTCCTCGGCACCGCCTCGATGCTGCTGCTGGTCTTCACCGTGGTGCAGGCACCGGAGGTCGGCTGGGCCTCCGCCCGCACACTGTTGTCCTTCCTCGCGGTCGCGGTCCTTCTGACGGTGTTCGTCGTCGTAGAGCGGCGCTCGCCCGGACCGCTGATCCGGCTCGGGGTGCTGCGCTCGGGCACCCAGATCCGCGCCCAGCTCGGCGCGATGACCTTCTTCGGCTCCTACGTCGGCTTCCAGTTCCTGGTCACGCTGTACATGCAGTCCCTGCTCGACTGGTCGGCGCTGCACACGGCGCTGGCGTTCCTGCCGGCGGGCGCGCTGGTGGCGCTGTCGTCGACGAGCGTGGGCTCGATCGTCGACCGGTTCGGCACCCAGCGGCTCCTCGCGGTGGGCTTCGCGCTGATGGTCGTGGGCTACGCGCTGTTCCTCGGTGTCGACCTCGACCCGGTCTACGCGGCCGCCATCCTGCCGAGCATGCTGCTGATCGGCGCGGCCTGCGCACTGGTCTTCCCGTCGCTCAACATCCAGGCCACCAACGGCGTCGACGACCACGAACAGGGCATGGTCTCCGGCCTGCTCAACACGTCCGTGCAGGTCGGCGGAGCGATCTTCCTCGCCGTGGTGACGGCGGTGGTGACCGCGGGCGCCCCGGCCGACCCCACCCCACAGGCCGTCCTCGACAGCTACCGGCCGGGACTGATCGTGGTGACGGGCATCGCCGTCGCCGGCCTCCTCATCGCCCTGTCCGGCCTGCGGACGAAGCGTGCGCAGCAGACGGTCGTGGTCGCCCAGTCCCTGGTGAAGGAGACGGAAGCGGAGCGCGAACCGGTCCGCGACTAGGGGGACGTCTCCCAGGTGCGCCCGGCGGGGCCTGCTTGCTCCGCCGGGCGCACACCTGTTTGATGCAGGTCATGGAGACTTACGGGGGACGGCGTACTCAGGCCGAGCGGGACGCGATCACCGTCGAGATCGGGTACGCGCTGTGCAGCGCGGCGTTCGCGGCGGCGGTGGTCTTCGGGGCGGTCGCCGGTCCGGCGTGGCTCTTCGAACTGCCCCGCGTGGTGGAGACGTCGCTGATCCGGGCGGGGCTGGTTCTCGGGCCGGTGCTGTTCGTCGTACGGGTGATCGCCGTGCTCGTCCGTTTCCGGCGCGCGGCTCAGCCCAGCCAGCCCGGCCGCACCAGCCCCGACTCGTAGGCCAGCACCACCAGTTGAGCCCGGTCGCGCGCGCCCAGCTTCACCATCGTGCGGCTGACGTGCGTCTTCGCGGTGAGCGGGCTGACGACCAGGCGGCGGGCGATCTCCTCGTTGGACAGGCCGATGCCGACCAGGGCCATCACCTCCCGCTCCCGCTCGGTGAGTCCGGCGAGGGCGTCGGCGGCCGCGGGCTCCTTGGAGCGGGCGGCGAACTCCGCGATCAGCCGCCGCGTCACGCCCGGCGAGAGCAGCGCGTCGCCCGCGACCACCGCCCGTACCGCGCGCAGGAGTTCCTCCGGCTCGGTGTCCTTGACCAGGAAGCCGGAGGCACCGGAGCGGATCGCCTCGAAGACGTACTCGTCCAACTCGAAGGTGGTCAGCATGACCACCTTCACGTCCTTCAGGGCCGCGTCCTCGGTGATCCGGCGGGTCGCGGCCAGACCGTCGAGGACGGGCATACGGATGTCCATCAGGACGATGTCGGGCCGCAGTTCGCGCACCGCGCGCAGCGCCTCCTCGCCGTCGGAGGCCTCCCCGGCCACCTCGATGTCCGGCTGCGCGTCCAGCAGCGCCTTGAAGCCGGCCCGGACCAGGGACTGGTCGTCGGCGAGCAGTACGCGGATCACCGGTCGTCGTCCTTTCTCGTCAGCGGCAGGGTGGCGAGCACCCGGAAGCCGCCGTCGGGTCGCGGGCCCGCCTCGATGGTGCCACCGAGCGCGGCCGCCCGTTCCCGCATTCCGGCCAGTCCGTTGCCGCTGCCGCCCGCGTCGGCGCCGGTCGCCGGCCCGTCGTCGTCGACGCGCAGCCGTAGCGCGCCGCCCGACTGATCGAGGTGCACGCGCGCGTCCCGCGACCCGGAGTGCCGTACGACATTGGTGAGGGCCTCCTGGACGATCCGGAACGCGGCGAGGTCCGCCCCGGGCGGCAGGCGGGGTGCCTCGCCCTCGACCGTCACCGTCAGTCCGGCGCTCGCCGCCTGCTCGACCAGCTCGGGCAGCCGGTCCAGACCGGGCGCCGGGGCGCGCGGCGCGTCGCCCGGCGTGCGCAGGGTGTCGAGCACCTGGCGGACCTCGCCGAGCGCCTCCTTGCTGGCGTCCTTGATGGTGGTGAGCGCCGTGCGCGCCTGCTCCGGGTCGCTGTCGAGGAGGGCGAGACCGACGCCCGCCTGTACGTTGATCACGGAGATGCTGTGCGCGAGCACGTCGTGCAGTTCACGCGCGATCCGCAACCGTTCCTCGTCGGCCCGCCGCCGCGCCGCCAGCGCCCGCTCGGCGCGCTCCCGCGCCCACTGCTCCCGCCGGATCCGGGCCAACTCCGACAGCGCCACGATCGCCACCACCCAGGTGGCGATCACGATCTCCTGCGTCCAGGAGGCGGGGTCGTCCCCGGACGGGGGCAGCCACCGGTAGAGCCAGTGCGCCACCAGCACATGCGCCGCCCACAACATCCCCAGCGCCGCCCAGGCGGCCCTGCGATGCCCGGCGACGATCGCACTGAAACAAGCGACGGCGACGGTGAGCAGCACGGGCCCGTACGGATATCCGGCGCCCAGATACAGCGCGACAGCCGCCGCGTTCCCGAACACCACGGCCACCGGGAACCGCTGCCGCCACAGCAGCGTCCCCGCCGCCACCACCAGCAGCACGCGCGCGAAGGGGTCGAGCGCCGCCCGCTCACCCTGCTGCGCGTGCGCGGCGAAGCCGGAGCCCATCAGCACGAAGGCGGTGAGCAGCACGGTGGAACGCCACGGCCACCGGCCCTGCCGCTCCTCGTCCCAGCGGCCCGGCCACGGCGGCCCGTGCCGCCACCACCCGCCGCGACGTGCCCACTGCTCCTCCATGCCCGCCACGCTAGACCGCCCCCACGCCGCAGGGCGTCAGCCGGGCGAGGTGATCACGCGTACTCCCGCGGAAGTACGTCCCCCTGCCCGCCCCTCTCCCGGATCCGTACCCGAGTCCCTCGCAGGTCCTTCGTCAGGACGCGGACCTGCTGCCCTTGCCGCCGGTGCGGTTGCCGGTGTCGGCGCCGGTGCCGGTGCCGGTGCCCTGACGGGCGGGCGCGGCTCGGCCCTCCTGCGGGAAGACGAGGCCGACGGTGTGGGCAAGTTGGCCGACGGCGTGCCGGAAGAACGGCTCACGGTCCTCGACGATCCTCGTGAACTGCCCGAACACCTCGAACCCCACCAGCCCGTACAGCTGCGACCAGGCCGCCACCAAGGTCACCACCACCTCGGGCGGCAGGTCGGGCGCGAGATCGGCGGCCATCCGCACCGCCTCCGGGCGTAGCTCCTCCGCCACCCGCGGCTTGGCCACACCGAGCCCCCGGTGCGCGTCCCGCACGATGGCGATGAGCAGATGCCCGACGCGGGCGGCGGGCGGGACGGTGGTCTGGGGGGCGGTGTACCCGGGAACGGGGGAGCCGTAGATCAACGCGTACTCGTGCGGATGCGCCAACGCCCAGCCGCGCACGGCCTCGCAGACCTTCATCCAACGCTGCACGGGGCCGGCGTGCGCGACTTCGCCGTGCGCGGCTTCGGCGGCGGCGCCGAGGGAGTCGTAGGCGTCGATGATGAGCGCGGTGAGCAGGTCGTCGCGGCTGGGGAAGTAACGGTAGACGGCGGAGGAGACCATGCCGAGCTCGCGGGCGACGGCGCGCAGGGAAAGCTTGGCGGCACCTTCGGCCGCGAGCTGTTTGCGGGCCTCGTCCTTGATGGCCGCGGTGACTTCGATCCGGGCTCGGGCGCGGGCGCCGTGGGGGGTGCTGTGGCTGGTCATGGGGGGAGCTTTCCATGTTTTGGAGCGGTGCACACGATTGAGAGCGGTGCTCTCAGAGCATCGCTCTTCGAGTGGAGCGCAGCCCTTACTTCAGAGCGCTGCTCTTACTTCAGAGCACCGCTCTTGCTTCAGAGCACCGCTCTCTCTCAAACTGAACCCCAAGCGAGAGCACCGCTCTCACTGCCAACCCAGGAGCACTCCACATGTCCACGCACGTCCAGAAGCCCGGCTGGTTCACCGTCAACGTCTTCAATCGCACGGTCGCCTGGCTGACCCGCCGCGGCATCAGCATCTGGGGCTCCCGCGTCCTGGCCGTGCGCGGTCGCAAGAGCGGCAGCTGGCGCACCACCCCGGTGAATCTGCTGACCGTCGACGGCCGCCAGTACCTCGTCGCACCCCGCGGGCACGTCCAGTGGACGCACAACATGCGCGCCGCCGGCGGCGGGGAGTTGCGGCTCGGCAGGAACGTGGACACGTTCACCGCGACCGAGGTCGCCGATGACGACAAGCCCCCGCTCCTGCGCGCCTACCTCAAGCGCTGGAAGGCCGAAGTGGGCGCCTTCTTCAAGGGCGTCGGCCCCGACTCCTCCGACGAGGAGCTGCGCCGCATCGCCCCCGATCACCCCGTCTTCGAGATCACCTACACCGACACGACAAGCGCCGACGCCTCCAAGGACAGCAGCGCCAAGGACCCCGGCGCCACGCACCTCAAGAACTGATCTCGCCGGTCTCAGCCGTCGCACCACCCGCAGACCGGCGGTCCAGCGCGGTCAGAGCGCGCTGGGCCATCGGATGCGTACGGACGATCTCGCCCAGGGACGTGGCACCCCGCGTAATGTCCTTGAACGCCTTCCAGGCCGGCCGGAACCCGGTCAGCACCGCGTGGAAGAGCCCGGGCCGCCGCTCGAACACGGTCAGCAGCCGCTTGCCGACCGCCATCTCCACACCCAGCCCGGCCTTGATCGCGAACGCGTAGTTGAGGGCCTGTCGGCGCGTGTCCACCGCGTCGTGCGCCTCCGAGATCCGGACCGCCCACTCCCCCGCGAGCCGCCCCGACCGCAGCGCGAACGAGATGCCCTCGCGCGTCCACGGCTCCAGCAGCCCCGCCGCGTCCCCGCACACCAGCACGCGCCCCCGCGACAGCGGTGAGTCGTCGGCGCGGCAGCGGGTCAGGTGGCCGGAGGAGATGCTCGGCTCGAATCCGGCGAGCCCCAGCCGCCCGACGAAGTCCTCCAAGTACCGCTTGGTCGCGGCGCCTTCACCGCGCGCGGAGATCACACCCACCGTCAGCGTGTCGCCCTTGGGGAAGACCCATCCGTAACTGCCCGGGATCGGGCCCCAGTCGATGAGGACCCGCCCCTGCCAGTCCTCCGCGACCGTGTCCGGCACCGGAATCTCCAGCTCCAGGCCAAGATCCACCTGGTCGAGCTTGACCCCGACGTGCGCGCCTATCCGGCTGGCGCTGCCGTCCGCTCCGACCACGGCCCGCGCCAGCAGCGTCTCACCGCCCTGCAGCACGACGGCGACCGTGCGCCGGTCCGGCACCGCCGACCCGTGCTGCTCGACCCGCGAGACCGTGACGCCCGTACGCAGCTCGGCGCCCGCCTTCTGCGCGTGCTCGACGAGCTGCTGGTCGAACTCGGGCCGGTTGATCAGCCCGAAGAGCATCTGCTTGGAGCGCCGGGTGCGGCCGAAGCGGCCGTTGTTGGAGAACGTGACCGCGTGCACCCGGTCCCGCAGGGGCAGTTCGAACCCGGGCGGCAGCGCGTCGCGCGAGGGGCCGATGATGCCGCCGCCGCACGTCTTGTAGCGGGGCAGCTCGGCCTTCTCCAGCAGCAGCACACGCCGCCCCGCGACCGCCGCCGCGTAGGCCGCCGAGGCCCCCGCGGGTCCCGCGCCCACCACGACGACGTCCCACACCTGCTGCCCGCCGTCCGCCGAAGAGTTCTCGCTGCTCACGATGGTCTACTGCTCCCGATCCGCCGCCTGCCGATCTGTCCCCCGCATCCTACGGCGGTGATCGCCGCAGGCCGCTGTGGGAGGATCGGCACCGTATGCGCCCCGCACACCAGGGCGCGCCTACACTCGCGCGGTCAGAGGTGCCCAAGCGCACCCGGGCATCTGCCGACCGCGCAGACCCGTACGGACCCCGTACGGACCCCGTACAGAGAAGTACAACGTCGCACCTACGAGGAGCGTGCCCATGTCGTCGAATCCGGTCGCCGAGACCGTCGCCTCGCTGATGCCCAGGGCGAAGGCGGAGCTCACCGAGCTGGTGGCCTTCAAGTCGGTGGCGGACTTCGACCAGTTCCCGCGCAGTGAGAGCGAGGGCGCCGCCCGCTGGGTCGCGGACGCGCTGCGCGCCGAGGGCTTCGAGGACGTGGCGCTGCTCGACACCCCGGACGGTACGCAGTCGGTGTACGGCTACCTGCCCGGGCCGGCGGGCGCGAGGACCGTGCTGCTCTACGCCCACTACGACGTGCAGCCGCCGCTGGACGAGGCCGGCTGGACCACCCCGCCCTTCGAGCTGACCGAGCGTGACGGCCGCTGGTACGGCCGCGGCACCGCCGACTGCAAGGGCGGTCTGATCATGCACCTGCTGGCGCTGCGCGCCCTGAAGGCCAACGGCGGCGTGCCCGTGCACGTCAAGGTGATCGCCGAGGGCTCGGAGGAGATGGGAACGGGCGGCCTGGAGCGGTACGCCGAGGAGCACCCGGAGTTGCTGGAGGCCGACACGATCGTGATCGGCGACGCGGGCAACTTCCGCGTCGGTCTGCCGACGGTCACCTCGACCCTGCGCGGCATGACCATGATCCGGGTGCAGATCGACACGCTCGAAGGCAACCTGCACTCCGGCCAGTTCGGCGGTGCCGCGCCGGACGCGCTCGGCGCGCTGATCCGCGTCCTGGACTCGCTGCGCGCGGAGGACGGGTCGACCACGGTGGACGGGCTGACCGGCGAGTCGTCGTGGCAGGGGCTGCAGTACGACGAGGAGCAGTTCCGTGCGGACGCCAACGTGCTGGACGGGGTCGGCCTGATCGGCTCCGGTACGGTCGCCGACCGGATCTGGGCGCGTCCGGCCGTGACCGTGCTCGGCATCGACTGCCCGCCGGTCGTCGGCGCCACCCCGTCCGTGCAGGCGAGCGCCCGCGCGCTGATCAGCCTGCGGGTGCCGCCGGGCGTGGACGCGGCGGAGGCGACCAAGTTGCTCCAGGCGCACATCGAGGCGCACACGCCGTGGGGCGCGCGGGTGAGCTCCGAGCAGATCGGCCAGGGCCAGGCGTTCCGCGCGGACACGTCGAGCCCGGCGTACCAGGCGATGGCCGACGCGATGGCGGTGGCGTATCCGGGCCAGGAGATGCAGTACGCCGGCCAGGGCGGCTCCATCCCGCTGTGCAACACCCTCGCCGCTCTCTACCCGCGCGCGGAGATCCTGCTCATCGGCCTGAGCGAGCCGGAGGCCCGGATCCATGCCGTGAACGAGAGCGTGTCCCCGGAGGAACTGGAGCGGCTCTCCGTGGCGGAGGCGCTCTTCCTGCGCAACTACGCGGCGAGCTGAGCGCCGTCACCGCCTGACCCTGCGGAGGGCTCCCGACCGGCTCAGGCCGACACGTCGGCAGTCCCCGCAGGCCTCCCCTCGACCAGGGCGAGCGCCGGATCGAGGACGAGGGACGACATGGGCGCGGCGGCCGGGGTGAATTGCATCCCCGCACGACATCCCGACGCACCGGCCGGCGTGATTACATCCCCGCACGACAGCCCGACGCACCGGCCGGAGTACGGCCGACGCCCGCCCTCAGCCGACCGGTATCCCCGCCTCCAGATAGAGCGCCGCCCCGCGTTCCCGGGCGCGCAGTGCCCAGCGCAGCCGCTCGTAGCGGACCGGCGGCAGCAGACCGGCCGCCTCCTCCTCGGTGACGAACCGCCAGCCGCGCAGTTCGGGACCAGGCAGCAGTACCTGCCGTGCCGCGGCGGCGTCCAGGCTGCCGCCGTCGAAGAGGAGCCGCAGACCGCCGTACCCGGGAGGCGCGGGCGGCTCCCAGTCGACGACGAGCAGGCGCGGTACGTCGTCCAGGTGGATGCCGGTCTCCTCGGCGACTTCGCGGATGCCGGCGCGGGCGGGCGCCTCGCCGGGTTCGACGACGCCGCCGGGAAACTCCCAACCCGCTTTGTAGGTGGGGTCGACGAGCAGCACGCGGTCCTGTTCGTCGAAGAGGAGGACGCCGGCGGCGAGTGTCTCGGCGGTGGGTTCGGGGGTCTGCACGATGTCGCAGACGGGCACGGCACCGGAGTTGACGGCCTCGAAGATCCGGGCGGCGGTCTCGTACGGGGTGAGGGCGCCGTTGTCGACGGGGTGGGCGTCGGCGGTGAGCCAGGAGGCGAGGGCGGCCTTGTAGGTCTCGATGTGGTCGTACGACCACTGCCGGATCCGTATCTCGCCGTCGGGCAGGTCCGGCGGTATCTCACGGTGGGCTATCCGCTCGCGCAGTATCGTTTCGGCCGGGGCGAGCAGCACATGCCGGACGGTGATGCGGCGGGCGGCGAGGCCGCCGAAGATCTCGTCGCGGTACTCCTGGCGCAGCAGGGTCATGGGCACGACGAGCGTGCCGCCGAGTTCGGCGAGCATCGCGGCCGCCGTGTCGATGACGAGGCGTCGCCAGATCGGCAGATCCTGGAAGTCGCCGACCTCGGCGAGGCGTTTGGCCGGCAGCAGGTGCGTGAGTGCGCCTCCGATGACCTCGGGGTCGAAGAGCGTGCTGTTCGGGATCAGGTCGATCAGTTCCCGTGCGGTGGTGGTCTTCCCCGCACCGAACGTGCCGTTGATCCAGACGATCACGATTCCCCCTCTTCTATTGGCCCCCTGTGCCTTGCCCGCTCCACCCTGCCACGGAAACCAGCCCCAGTTGAGGGTGCACAAGCGGAAGCGCCGGCACCCGTTTCCCGGGGCCGGCGCTTCGCCGTGTCGCTGTTGGCCGCCTCAGCGGACGCTGTCGGCCGCCTCAGCGGCCCTTGTGGCTCCGCTTGCCGCTGTCCTCGTCGCTCTGGGTGCCGCCGAGCGCGCCCTCGTTCAGCTGCAGGCTTTCGTTGGCGATGGTCTTGTCGAGCTTCTTGAGCGTGTCCCCGACGTTGAGGCCGCTCATCCCGTCACCCAGGGCGTGGGAGGGGGTGACCGCCGCGACGACGAACCCGGTGGCGAGGGAGGCGATGGCGAGCATGCTGCGCTTCTTCATGCCCCGATCAACTGACGTACCCCGTCCGGGGTCACGCATCAATAACGTTCCATCGGCCCGGGTGAACGTTCCTGCCCACGCGCCCCTCACACGCCTGCCGCCGCGGCGTCCGCCCTCCTGCCCAGCACCGCCGCGGCGGCCCCCACCAGCCCGGCGTCGGTGCCCATCTGGGCGGGCACGACGGTCAGGTGCTGGACGAACGACAGGGTCGCGTAGTCGGCGAGGGCCTTGCGCAGCGGCGCGAACAGCACGTCGCCCGCCTTGCCCACTCCCCCGCCGATCACGGCGATGTCGATCTCGACCAGGGTCGCGGTGGCCGCGATGCCCGCGGCCAGGGCCTGGGCGGCGCGCTCGAAGGAGGCCACGGCGACCGGGTCGCCCGAGCGCGCGGCGGTGGCCACCGCGGCGGCGGAGGTGTCGCCGTCGGGGCCCGGCAGCCAGCCGGCCTCCAGGGCGCGGCGGGCGATGTTGGGACCGCTGGCGATGCGCTCCACGCAGCCGCGCGAACCGCACGGGCAGGGATCGCCGTCGAGGTCCACGCTGATGTGGCCGATGTGGCCGGCATTGCCGGTGGGGCCGGCGTGCAGGCGGCCGTCGAGGACCAGGCCACCGCCGACGCCGGTGGAGACGACCATGCACAGCGCGTTGTCGTGGCCGCGTGCCGCGCCCTGCCAGTGCTCGGCGGCGGTGATGGCCACGCCGTCGCCGAGCAGCTCGACGGGCAGCCCGCCGGTCGCCGCCCTGACCCGGGCCACCAGCGGATAGTCGCGCCAGCCCGGCACGTTCACCGGGCTGACCGTGCCCGCGGAGGCGTCCACCGGGCCCGCGCTGCCGATGCCGACCGCGTCGGCGCGGCTCCACAGCGGCGATGCGGTGAGCTCGCCGATCACCTCCTCCACGGCCCGCATCACGGTCTCGCCGTCCTGCCGGGCGGGCGTGGGGCGCTGGGCGCGCACCACGATCCGGCCGCCGCCGTCCACCAGCGCGCCTGCGATCTTGGTGCCGCCGATGTCGAGCGCGGCCACGAGGTCGGTGTGCATCAGTGTCGAATCCCCGTTCAACCTTGGGAAATGGGCTGGCCGGCCCATCGGTGGGGCGCGGGCCGGGGAGTGCGCTGGACAGTCTCTCCCGCTTCTGACAACGTTGTCCAGGCTCTATGCTCGACGCCACATCCTCATACAAACCATGGACCGACGCATCCCCATGGACCACAGGACAGGACACCGCACCGTGCCCGAGACCCACCGCCTCGCCGGAAGCCGCTACGGAAACCGGCCCACCATGAAGGACGTAGCGGCCCGCGCCGGAGTCGGACTGAAGACGGTTTCCCGGGTCGTGAATGGGGAACCGGGGGTGACCCCGGAGACCGAGCGGCGCGTCCAGGAGGCCATCGAGGCGCTGGGTTTCCGCCGCAACGACAGCGCACGGGTGCTGCGCAAGGGCCGTACGGCGAGCGTCGGTCTCGTCCTGGAGGACCTCGCCGACCCCTTCTACGGCCCCCTGAGCCGCGCCGTGGAGGAGGTGGCCCGCGCGCACGGCGCCCTGCTGATCAACGGCTCCAGCGCCGAGGACCCGGACCGTGAGCAGGAGCTGGTGCTGGCGTTGTGCGCGCGGCGGGTGGACGGGCTCGTGATCATTCCGGCCGGGGACGACCACCGCTATCTGGAGCCCGAGTTGAAGGCGGGTGTCGCCACGGTGTTCGTGGACCGTCCGGCCGGGAAGATCGACGCCGATGTCGTCCTGTCGGACAGCTACGGCGGCGCCCGGGACGGCGTCGCGCACCTGATCGCGCACGGGCACCGGCGGATCGGGTTCATCGGCGACATGCCGCGTATCCACACCGCCGCCGAGCGGCTGCGCGGCTATCGGGCGGCCATGGAGGACGCCGGTATACCGGTCGAGGACGCCTGGATGTCCCTGGGGGCCACGGATCCGCTGCGGGTGCGGCGGGCGGCCGAGGAGATGCTGTCCGGCTCCTCCCCCGTGACGGCTATCTTCGCGGGCAACAACCGGGTGACGGTCACCGTGATCCGGGTCCTGGCCGAGCAGCCGCGCCCCGTGGCGTTCGTCGGGTTCGACGACATCGAGCTGGCGGATCTGCTCCAGCCGGGCGTCACGGTCGTCGCGCAGGACGCGGCGGCACTGGGCCGTACCGCCGCCGAACGGCTCTTCCGCCAGCTGGACGGCTCGCTGATCGTCCCGGAGAAGATCGAACTGCCGACCCGGCTGATCACCCGCGGCTCGGGTGAGCTGCCGCCGACGGACTGAGCGGCCCGTGGACGACCGGGCGCAGCCTGTTGATCACCGCACCCTGGAGGCACTCGGCCTCGCCGAGGTGCCCCGCGAGCGGCCGCTGAGCTATCCGGGCGCCCGGCCCCGGGAGTCGGGGCTTCTGGACGGGGACCGGATGCTGCCGCTGGAGCGGCTGGTGCACGAGGACCGGACGCCGGTGCTCGCCGTCGGCTCCAACGCCTGTCCGGGTCAACTGCGCCACAAGATGCGCGAGTTCGGGATCGGCTCCCCCATCCCGATGGTGAAGGCCCGGGTCACCGGCATCGACGTGGGTGTCTCCGCGCACGTGAGCCGCATGGGGTATGTCTCCGCGTCGCCGGTCAGCTCCCCCGGTTCCTTG
Coding sequences within:
- a CDS encoding nitroreductase family deazaflavin-dependent oxidoreductase gives rise to the protein MSTHVQKPGWFTVNVFNRTVAWLTRRGISIWGSRVLAVRGRKSGSWRTTPVNLLTVDGRQYLVAPRGHVQWTHNMRAAGGGELRLGRNVDTFTATEVADDDKPPLLRAYLKRWKAEVGAFFKGVGPDSSDEELRRIAPDHPVFEITYTDTTSADASKDSSAKDPGATHLKN
- a CDS encoding ROK family protein → MHTDLVAALDIGGTKIAGALVDGGGRIVVRAQRPTPARQDGETVMRAVEEVIGELTASPLWSRADAVGIGSAGPVDASAGTVSPVNVPGWRDYPLVARVRAATGGLPVELLGDGVAITAAEHWQGAARGHDNALCMVVSTGVGGGLVLDGRLHAGPTGNAGHIGHISVDLDGDPCPCGSRGCVERIASGPNIARRALEAGWLPGPDGDTSAAAVATAARSGDPVAVASFERAAQALAAGIAATATLVEIDIAVIGGGVGKAGDVLFAPLRKALADYATLSFVQHLTVVPAQMGTDAGLVGAAAAVLGRRADAAAAGV
- a CDS encoding dipeptidase, with the protein product MSSNPVAETVASLMPRAKAELTELVAFKSVADFDQFPRSESEGAARWVADALRAEGFEDVALLDTPDGTQSVYGYLPGPAGARTVLLYAHYDVQPPLDEAGWTTPPFELTERDGRWYGRGTADCKGGLIMHLLALRALKANGGVPVHVKVIAEGSEEMGTGGLERYAEEHPELLEADTIVIGDAGNFRVGLPTVTSTLRGMTMIRVQIDTLEGNLHSGQFGGAAPDALGALIRVLDSLRAEDGSTTVDGLTGESSWQGLQYDEEQFRADANVLDGVGLIGSGTVADRIWARPAVTVLGIDCPPVVGATPSVQASARALISLRVPPGVDAAEATKLLQAHIEAHTPWGARVSSEQIGQGQAFRADTSSPAYQAMADAMAVAYPGQEMQYAGQGGSIPLCNTLAALYPRAEILLIGLSEPEARIHAVNESVSPEELERLSVAEALFLRNYAAS
- a CDS encoding geranylgeranyl reductase family protein codes for the protein MSSENSSADGGQQVWDVVVVGAGPAGASAAYAAAVAGRRVLLLEKAELPRYKTCGGGIIGPSRDALPPGFELPLRDRVHAVTFSNNGRFGRTRRSKQMLFGLINRPEFDQQLVEHAQKAGAELRTGVTVSRVEQHGSAVPDRRTVAVVLQGGETLLARAVVGADGSASRIGAHVGVKLDQVDLGLELEIPVPDTVAEDWQGRVLIDWGPIPGSYGWVFPKGDTLTVGVISARGEGAATKRYLEDFVGRLGLAGFEPSISSGHLTRCRADDSPLSRGRVLVCGDAAGLLEPWTREGISFALRSGRLAGEWAVRISEAHDAVDTRRQALNYAFAIKAGLGVEMAVGKRLLTVFERRPGLFHAVLTGFRPAWKAFKDITRGATSLGEIVRTHPMAQRALTALDRRSAGGATAETGEISS
- a CDS encoding NUDIX hydrolase codes for the protein MVIVWINGTFGAGKTTTARELIDLIPNSTLFDPEVIGGALTHLLPAKRLAEVGDFQDLPIWRRLVIDTAAAMLAELGGTLVVPMTLLRQEYRDEIFGGLAARRITVRHVLLAPAETILRERIAHREIPPDLPDGEIRIRQWSYDHIETYKAALASWLTADAHPVDNGALTPYETAARIFEAVNSGAVPVCDIVQTPEPTAETLAAGVLLFDEQDRVLLVDPTYKAGWEFPGGVVEPGEAPARAGIREVAEETGIHLDDVPRLLVVDWEPPAPPGYGGLRLLFDGGSLDAAAARQVLLPGPELRGWRFVTEEEAAGLLPPVRYERLRWALRARERGAALYLEAGIPVG